A genomic segment from Candidatus Eisenbacteria bacterium encodes:
- a CDS encoding ferritin: MLISDRMAAAINAQIGNEFGAFLQYVSIGAHFGAESLPGLSAHFHKQAMEERSHAMRFVNFLVDAGARVRLPAIPAPKSEFQTAEEAVKLSLEWELTVTRQINDLVDLAISDKDHLTSNFLQWFVNEQLEEVASMETLLSIVRRAGENGLLFVEDYLSRRGGITLPSGGPAGDSE; the protein is encoded by the coding sequence ATGCTGATCAGCGATCGAATGGCCGCGGCCATCAATGCTCAGATCGGGAACGAATTCGGCGCATTCCTCCAGTATGTGTCGATCGGCGCGCACTTCGGCGCCGAGAGCCTGCCGGGGCTGTCCGCCCATTTTCACAAGCAGGCGATGGAAGAGCGGAGTCATGCCATGAGGTTCGTGAACTTCCTCGTCGATGCCGGTGCCAGGGTTCGCCTTCCGGCGATTCCCGCGCCGAAGTCGGAGTTCCAGACGGCCGAAGAAGCCGTGAAGCTGTCCCTGGAGTGGGAGCTGACGGTGACCCGGCAGATCAACGACCTCGTGGACCTCGCCATCAGCGACAAGGACCATCTCACGAGCAATTTTCTGCAGTGGTTCGTGAACGAGCAGCTGGAAGAGGTTGCGAGCATGGAGACCCTGCTCAGCATCGTGCGCCGGGCCGGGGAGAACGGACTTCTCTTCGTGGAGGACTACCTGTCGAGGCGCGGGGGCATCACCCTTCCGTCGGGCGGGCCCGCGGGGGATTCGGAATAG